The Populus trichocarpa isolate Nisqually-1 chromosome 2, P.trichocarpa_v4.1, whole genome shotgun sequence genome has a window encoding:
- the LOC18096243 gene encoding cyclin-D2-1 — protein sequence MAPSFDCAVSNLLCAEDNNSIFDDNDHYDATVEEFEATWHHGNHQICNQNGGGDGGCLPMQSDECLVLMVEKECQHLPNGDYLKRLRNGDLDMGARKEAVDWIAKVHAHFGFGPLCAYLSINYLDRFLSAYELPNGKPWMMQLLAVACLSLAAKMEETEVPLSLDLQVGESRFVFEARTIQRMELLVLSTLSWRMQAITPFSFIDYFLSKINNDQTPPPKSLILQSIHLILSTIRGIYFLEFRPSEIAAAVAIAVVGETKTVDAEQAISVLAQPVQKERVLKCLQLIHDLSLFGGSVKGTSASLLSVPQSPIGVLDAACLSYSSNHTTVEPCANSSHNTPDAKRRKLDKPCEA from the exons ATGGCACCAAGTTTTGATTGTGCAGTTTCAAACCTTCTATGTGCGGAAGATAATAATAGCATCTTCGATGATAACGATCACTATGATGCTACCGTGGAGGAGTTTGAGGCCACGTGGCATCATGGGAATCATCAAATCTGTAATCAAAACGGTGGTGGAGATGGCGGGTGTTTGCCGATGCAGAGTGATGAGTGTTTGGTTTTGATGGTTGAAAAGGAGTGTCAGCATTTACCTAATGGTGATTACTTGAAGAGACTGAGAAATGGAGACCTGGACATGGGGGCTAGAAAAGAGGCTGTTGATTGGATTGCAAAG GTTCATGCCCACTTTGGTTTTGGACCACTTTGTGCGTATCTATCAATAAACTACTTGGATAGATTTCTCTCTGCCTATGAATTGCCT AATGGTAAACCTTGGATGATGCAGTTACTAGCTGTGGCATGTTTATCTCTTGCGGCCAAAATGGAGGAGACTGAAGTTCCACTATCTCTAGATCTACAG GTGGGCGAATCAAGATTTGTATTTGAAGCAAGAACTATACAAAGGATGGAGCTTCTTGTATTGAGCACATTGAGTTGGAGAATGCAAGCAATTACTCCTTTCTCCTTCATAGACTATTTCCTTAGCAAGATCAATAATGATCAGACCCCCCCACCTAAGTCTTTAATCTTGCAATCAATCCATCTCATACTGAGCACAATTAGAG GGATTTACTTCTTGGAATTTAGGCCTTCTGAGATTGCAGCAGCTGTGGCAATAGCTGTTGTGGGGGAAACCAAAACAGTGGACGCTGAGCAAGCAATTTCTGTACTCGCTCAACCTGTACAAAAG gagAGAGTGCTGAAGTGTCTTCAACTGATTCATGATTTGTCGTTGTTTGGTGGATCTGTTAAGGGCACAAGCGCGTCACTCCTATCAGTGCCCCAAAGCCCCATTGGGGTGTTGGATGCTGCATGCTTGAGCTATAGCAGTAACCACACAACTGTTGAGCCATGTGCAAATTCTTCACACAATACCCCGGATGCTAAAAGGAGGAAGCTAGACAAACCCTGCGAGGCGTAG
- the LOC7461811 gene encoding pentatricopeptide repeat-containing protein At5g18475 yields the protein MNSVKVVICHKHRSFSSLPWISPLHFLTPKLDPPPKTLLEPRRKPKFISHETAVNLIKHERDPQHALEIFNLVVEQKGFNHNHATYSTIIDKLARAKKFQAVDALLRQMMYETCKFHESLFLNLMKYFAKSSEFERVVEMFNKIQPIVREKPSLKAISTCLNLLVESKQVDLLRGFLLDLNKDHMLKPNTCIFNIFIKYHCKSGDLESAFAVVKEMKKSSISYPNLITYSTLMDGLCESGRLKEAIELFEEMVSKDQILPDALTYNVLINGFSCWGKVDRAKKIMEFMKSNGCSPNVFNYSALMSGFCKEGRLEEAMDAFEEMKIFGLKQDTVGYTILINYFCRFGRIDEAMALLEEMKETKCKADIVTVNVLLRGFCGEGRTEEALGMLNRLSSEGIYLNKASYRIVLNSLCQKGDLDKALELLGLTLSRGFVPHHATSNELLVGLCKAGMADDAVVALYGLAEMGFKPEQDSWALLVEFVCRERKLLLAFELLDELTANECEDFVPS from the coding sequence ATGAATTCTGTGAAAGTTGTTATTTGCCACAAGCATCGCTCTTTCTCCTCGCTTCCATGGATCTCTCCTCTTCATTTTTTAACACCTAAATTGGACCCCCCACCCAAAACCCTTCTGGAACCACGAAGGAAACCCAAATTTATTTCTCACGAGACTGCCGTAAACTTGATCAAACATGAGCGGGATCCTCAACATGCCTTGGAAATATTTAACTTGGTAGTGGAGCAGAAGGGTTTTAATCATAATCATGCTACCTATTCAACTATAATTGATAAGCTTGCTCGAGCTAAGAAGTTTCAGGCTGTTGATGCTCTTCTTCGGCAAATGATGTATGAAACTTGCAAGTTTCATGAGAGTTTATTCCTTAATCTGATGAAGTATTTTGCCAAGTCATCTGAGTTTGAAAGAGTGGTCGAGATGTTTAATAAAATCCAGCCAATTGTTCGTGAAAAGCCATCGCTTAAAGCCATCAGCACGTGTCTGAATCTTCTGGTTGAATCAAAGCAGGTTGATTTGTTGCGgggttttttattggatttgaaTAAGGATCACATGCTGAAGCCAAATACCTGCATTTTCAACATCTTTATTAAGTATCACTGTAAAAGTGGTGATCTTGAATCTGCTTTTGCAGTGGTGAAGGAGATGAAGAAGTCTAGCATTTCTTATCCTAATTTAATTACCTACTCAACTCTGATGGATGGTCTCTGTGAGAGTGGAAGGTTAAAAGAAGCAATTGAATTGTTCGAGGAGATGGTGTCGAAGGATCAAATCTTGCCTGATGCCCTTACTTATAATGTTCTAATCAATGGTTTTTCCTGTTGGGGAAAAGTTGACCGGGCAAAGAAGATAATGGAGTTTATGAAGAGTAATGGATGTAGCCCAAATGTATTTAATTACTCAGCCCTCATGAGTGGATTTTGCAAAGAGGGAAGGTTAGAGGAGGCCATGGATGCTTTTGAAGAGATGAAGATCTTTGGTTTGAAACAAGATACAGTTGGATACACGATACTGATAAATTACTTTTGTAGGTTTGGTAGAATTGATGAAGCCATGGCGTTGCTCGAAGAGATGAAAGAAACAAAGTGCAAAGCTGACATTGTAACTGTTAACGTGTTACTTAGAGGATTTTGTGGAGAAGGTAGGACTGAGGAGGCGCTTGGGATGCTTAACAGACTCTCTAGCGAAGGTATTTATCTAAACAAGGCGAGTTACAGGATTGTATTGAATTCCTTGTGCCAGAAAGGTGACTTAGACAAGGCTCTTGAGCTTTTGGGTTTGACACTTAGCAGAGGCTTTGTACCCCATCATGCAACTTCAAACGAGTTGTTAGTTGGCCTTTGTAAAGCTGGAATGGCAGATGATGCAGTTGTGGCGTTGTATGGATTGGCGGAGATGGGATTCAAACCAGAGCAAGATTCCTGGGCCCTTTTAGTTGAATTTGTATGCAGAGAGAGAAAGCTGTTACTTGCATTTGAACTGCTTGATGAGTTAACAGCAAATGAATGTGAAGATTTTGTACCTTCGtga
- the LOC7467188 gene encoding protein CutA, chloroplastic isoform X1 produces MASSVFSRAASILPSTTIRRRLPLVGAFCMISLGLSNLCPTNLSSSSLKTGSAQSLPFIPLLRSKFGSSQAAATQATNIRMEGNSDTVPSIVVYVTVPNREAGKKLANSIVKEKLAACVNIVPGIESVYQWQGEIQSDAEELLIIKTRQSLLEALTEHVKANHEYEVPEVISLPITGGSIPYLKWLKDSTRD; encoded by the exons ATGGCTTCCTCAGTCTTTTCAAGAGCTGCATCAATCCTCCCTTCAACAACAATACGACGGCGTTTGCCTCTAGTCGGGGCGTTTTGCATGATAAGCTTAGGCCTCTCTAATCTATGCCCAACaaatctctcttcttcttctctcaaaACGGGTAGCGCTCAATCTCTCCCCTTTATTCCTCTCTTAAG ATCAAAGTTTGGCAGCAGCCAAGCAGCAGCAACACAAGCTACGAACATCAGAATGGAAGGGAATTCCGACACCGTACCAAGTATTGTTGTTTATGTTACTGTCCCTAATAGAGAAGCAG GAAAGAAATTGGCTAACAGCATAGTCAAAGAGAAGCTGGCAGCGTGTGTAAACATAGTACCAG GTATTGAATCGGTGTATCAATGGCAGGGAGAG ATTCAGTCAGATGCTGAGGAACTGTTGATTATCAAGACCAGGCAATCCTTGCTGGAAGCACTAACAGAGCATGTCAAAGCAAACCATGAATATGA GGTACCAGAAGTAATCTCCTTGCCCATCACTGGTGGAAGCATTCCATACCTAAAATGGCTCAAAGACAGCACAAGGGACTGA
- the LOC7467188 gene encoding protein CutA, chloroplastic isoform X2 encodes MASSVFSRAASILPSTTIRRRLPLVGAFCMISLGLSNLCPTNLSSSSLKTGSAQSLPFIPLLRSKFGSSQAAATQATNIRMEGNSDTVPSIVVYVTVPNREAGKKLANSIVKEKLAACVNIVPGIESVYQWQGEIQSDAEELLIIKTRQSLLEALTEHVKANHEYELKMLRNTCSFMGAQED; translated from the exons ATGGCTTCCTCAGTCTTTTCAAGAGCTGCATCAATCCTCCCTTCAACAACAATACGACGGCGTTTGCCTCTAGTCGGGGCGTTTTGCATGATAAGCTTAGGCCTCTCTAATCTATGCCCAACaaatctctcttcttcttctctcaaaACGGGTAGCGCTCAATCTCTCCCCTTTATTCCTCTCTTAAG ATCAAAGTTTGGCAGCAGCCAAGCAGCAGCAACACAAGCTACGAACATCAGAATGGAAGGGAATTCCGACACCGTACCAAGTATTGTTGTTTATGTTACTGTCCCTAATAGAGAAGCAG GAAAGAAATTGGCTAACAGCATAGTCAAAGAGAAGCTGGCAGCGTGTGTAAACATAGTACCAG GTATTGAATCGGTGTATCAATGGCAGGGAGAG ATTCAGTCAGATGCTGAGGAACTGTTGATTATCAAGACCAGGCAATCCTTGCTGGAAGCACTAACAGAGCATGTCAAAGCAAACCATGAATATGA GCTAAAGATGTTAAGAAACACATGCAGTTTTATGGGTGCGCAAGAAGATTAA
- the LOC7467189 gene encoding 14-3-3-like protein GF14 kappa isoform X1: MATTTTVPDNLTRDQYVYLAKLAEQAERYEEMVQFMQKLVLGNTPVGELNVEERNLLSVAYKNVIGSLRAAWRIVSSIEQKEEGRKNEEHVVLVKEYRSKVESELSDICASILRLLDSNLIPSATASESKVFYLKMKGDYHRYLAEFKAGDERNAAAGDTMLSYKAAQDAASADLAPTHPIRLGLALNFSVFYYEILNQSDKACSMAKQAFEEAIAELDTLGEESYKDSTLIMQLLRDNLTLWTSDVQDQLDEP, from the exons atggcaACCACCACCACTGTCCCAGACAACCTCACCAGAGACCAATATGTGTACCTTGCCAAGCTCGCCGAGCAAGCCGAACGCTACGAGGAGATGGTCCAGTTCATGCAAAAGCTGGTCCTCGGCAACACACCTGTCGGTGAACTCAACGTTGAGGAACGCAACCTCCTCTCTGTCGCTTACAAAAACGTGATCGGCTCACTTCGTGCTGCCTGGAGGATTGTGTCTTCAATTGAGCAGAAAGAGGAAGGGAGAAAGAACGAGGAACATGTTGTGCTTGTTAAGGAATATAGATCTAAAGTCGAGAGTGAGTTATCTGATATTTGTGCTAGTATTCTGAGGCTGTTGGACTCGAATCTGATACCGTCCGCTACTGCGAGTGAATCcaaggttttttatttgaagatgaaAGGGGATTATCATAGGTATCTGGCTGAGTTCAAGGCTGGTGATGAGAGAAACGCTGCTGCTGGAGATACTATGCTGTCTTATAAGGCCGCTCAG GATGCTGCGTCTGCGGATCTTGCACCAACACATCCAATAAGGCTGGGTTTGGCACTGAATTTCTCTGTGTTCTACTATGAGATTCTCAATCAGTCTGACAAAGCCTGCAGCATGGCAAAACAG GCGTTTGAGGAAGCTATTGCCGAGCTAGACACTTTGGGAGAAGAATCGTACAAGGATAGCACTCTGATCATGCAACTCCTAAGGGATAACCTCACTCTTTGGACTTCGGATGTCCAG GACCAGTTAGATGAGCCATAG
- the LOC7467189 gene encoding 14-3-3-like protein GF14 kappa isoform X2 translates to MATTTTVPDNLTRDQYVYLAKLAEQAERYEEMVQFMQKLVLGNTPVGELNVEERNLLSVAYKNVIGSLRAAWRIVSSIEQKEEGRKNEEHVVLVKEYRSKVESELSDICASILRLLDSNLIPSATASESKVFYLKMKGDYHRYLAEFKAGDERNAAAGDTMLSYKAAQDAASADLAPTHPIRLGLALNFSVFYYEILNQSDKACSMAKQKFQVVPSVFLAFFTTNVCFNVSGSSRTLFLSHCVLK, encoded by the exons atggcaACCACCACCACTGTCCCAGACAACCTCACCAGAGACCAATATGTGTACCTTGCCAAGCTCGCCGAGCAAGCCGAACGCTACGAGGAGATGGTCCAGTTCATGCAAAAGCTGGTCCTCGGCAACACACCTGTCGGTGAACTCAACGTTGAGGAACGCAACCTCCTCTCTGTCGCTTACAAAAACGTGATCGGCTCACTTCGTGCTGCCTGGAGGATTGTGTCTTCAATTGAGCAGAAAGAGGAAGGGAGAAAGAACGAGGAACATGTTGTGCTTGTTAAGGAATATAGATCTAAAGTCGAGAGTGAGTTATCTGATATTTGTGCTAGTATTCTGAGGCTGTTGGACTCGAATCTGATACCGTCCGCTACTGCGAGTGAATCcaaggttttttatttgaagatgaaAGGGGATTATCATAGGTATCTGGCTGAGTTCAAGGCTGGTGATGAGAGAAACGCTGCTGCTGGAGATACTATGCTGTCTTATAAGGCCGCTCAG GATGCTGCGTCTGCGGATCTTGCACCAACACATCCAATAAGGCTGGGTTTGGCACTGAATTTCTCTGTGTTCTACTATGAGATTCTCAATCAGTCTGACAAAGCCTGCAGCATGGCAAAACAG AAGTTCCAGGTTGTTCCTTCAGTGTTCCTGGCATTCTTCACCACCAATGTTTGTTTCAATGTGTCTGGTTCTAGTCGTACATTGTTTCTCAGCCATTGTGTTTTGAAATGA